From the genome of Erythrobacter litoralis, one region includes:
- a CDS encoding XrtA/PEP-CTERM system amidotransferase, with protein MCGIAGIFHAETPKPVDPVRVERMCEALVHRGPDGSGVWTGPGVGLGHRRLSVIDLEGSPQPMHSADGRSVIVFNGEIYNFRELRGELEAAGARFRTSGDTEVILAAYDRWGVDCLDRLDGMFAFALYDRDKRALFLARDRFGVKPLFLAQLSDGSLAFASELKGLLAHPLLRRRVSPQSLDAYLAWGYVPDSHAILSGTSKLPAGHFLWIEQGKGVPQPRRWWDMDFTQREKGSEADLSAQLLHLMRDAVQSRMVADVPLGAFLSGGVDSSSVVALMSEASAAPVRTCSIGFDVAALDETSHAETVARTFGTLHTARRVGHDDFAAVDGLAAMFDEPFADASALPTWRVCQIAREQVTVALSGDGADEAFAGYRRQVFHRNEERVRALLPGGVREHLFGRLGTLWPKADWAPRPLRAKATLLALAGSGEEGYAHGLSVTTPEQRAALYSDEFARGLAGYRAEDELVALMRSAPARGGLDRAQYADLAFWLPGGILTKVDRTSMAVSLEAREPLLDHRLVQFAARLPDRMRVRGGTGKYLLKRCMERYLPQDILYRPKQGFVTPIAEWLRGPLAGEARAIAASPVIAQSGFFEPRALARLAEAHIAGRSDNSRVLWQLLMLEKSLTRLGISS; from the coding sequence ATGTGCGGGATCGCCGGAATCTTCCATGCCGAAACGCCCAAGCCGGTCGATCCCGTCCGGGTCGAACGCATGTGCGAGGCGCTGGTCCATCGCGGACCGGACGGTTCGGGCGTGTGGACCGGGCCCGGCGTCGGGCTGGGCCATCGCCGGCTTTCGGTTATCGACCTCGAAGGCTCGCCCCAGCCGATGCATTCGGCCGACGGGCGCTCGGTCATCGTTTTCAACGGCGAGATCTACAATTTCCGCGAACTGCGCGGCGAACTCGAAGCCGCCGGCGCGCGGTTTCGAACCTCAGGCGATACCGAGGTGATCCTCGCGGCCTATGATCGCTGGGGGGTGGACTGTCTCGATCGGCTCGACGGCATGTTCGCTTTCGCGCTTTACGATAGGGACAAGCGCGCTCTTTTTCTCGCGCGGGACCGGTTCGGGGTAAAGCCGCTTTTCCTGGCGCAGCTTTCAGACGGGAGCCTCGCTTTCGCTTCGGAACTGAAAGGCCTCCTTGCCCATCCGCTGCTGCGTCGCCGGGTGAGCCCGCAGTCGCTCGATGCCTATCTCGCCTGGGGCTACGTGCCCGACAGCCACGCGATCCTGTCCGGCACGAGCAAGCTGCCCGCAGGCCATTTCCTGTGGATCGAGCAGGGCAAGGGCGTTCCGCAGCCGCGCCGTTGGTGGGACATGGATTTCACGCAGCGCGAAAAGGGCAGCGAAGCCGATCTTTCGGCGCAGCTTCTCCACCTGATGCGGGACGCGGTGCAATCGCGCATGGTCGCCGACGTGCCGCTGGGCGCGTTCCTGTCGGGCGGGGTCGACAGCTCCTCCGTCGTCGCCCTGATGAGCGAGGCGAGCGCCGCGCCGGTGCGCACCTGCTCGATCGGTTTCGACGTCGCAGCGCTTGACGAGACGAGCCACGCCGAGACCGTGGCAAGGACCTTCGGGACGCTCCACACAGCGCGCCGGGTCGGGCATGACGATTTCGCGGCCGTGGATGGCCTTGCGGCGATGTTCGATGAGCCTTTCGCCGATGCCTCGGCGCTTCCGACATGGCGGGTGTGCCAGATCGCACGGGAACAGGTGACGGTCGCGCTGTCTGGCGACGGGGCGGACGAGGCGTTTGCGGGTTATCGAAGGCAGGTGTTCCATCGCAATGAGGAGCGCGTGCGTGCGCTGCTTCCGGGCGGGGTTCGCGAGCATTTGTTCGGGAGGCTCGGTACGCTCTGGCCCAAGGCGGACTGGGCCCCGCGTCCGTTGCGCGCGAAGGCGACCCTGCTGGCGCTCGCGGGAAGCGGCGAGGAGGGTTATGCGCACGGCCTTTCCGTGACCACGCCGGAGCAGCGCGCAGCGCTTTATTCGGATGAATTCGCACGCGGGCTCGCGGGATACCGGGCCGAGGACGAGCTTGTTGCCCTGATGCGCTCGGCACCTGCGCGAGGCGGGCTCGACCGGGCGCAGTATGCCGACCTCGCCTTCTGGCTGCCCGGCGGTATCCTGACCAAGGTCGACCGCACCAGCATGGCGGTGAGCCTCGAGGCGCGCGAGCCTTTGCTCGACCATCGCCTCGTCCAATTTGCCGCGCGCCTGCCCGATAGGATGCGGGTGAGGGGCGGCACGGGCAAATATCTGCTCAAGAGGTGCATGGAGCGCTACCTGCCGCAAGACATCCTCTACCGGCCCAAGCAGGGCTTCGTCACGCCGATCGCCGAATGGCTGCGCGGCCCTCTTGCCGGAGAAGCGCGCGCGATCGCGGCAAGTCCGGTGATCGCGCAGAGCGGCTTTTTCGAGCCCCGTGCGCTCGCGAGGCTGGCCGAGGCGCATATTGCCGGGCGCAGCGACAATTCGCGCGTCCTTTGGCAATTGCTGATGCTCGAGAAGTCGCTCACCCGACTAGGCATTTCTTCCTGA
- a CDS encoding crotonase/enoyl-CoA hydratase family protein codes for MDSSATSAVPLSGEREELLAESALHAAIPEGLFALGELDVLYDDRAAALWTFMNPDGRPSFTPTMLRDFEAWQDLIGQGFGPGKVPLRYLILGSRARDVFCFGGDLELFQRLIRDRDRDGLVRYGHRCCAILDRNIRTLDIPMLTVGLVQGAALGGGFEALLSFDYIIAERQATFGLPEIMFGLYPGMGAHALLARKLGSAMADRIIVSNQTYTAEEMYEMGIVHALAEPGDGVNAVRDFLKKSDRRHAGLVGSRRAIKEVWKLDVAELNRITEMWAETALELSETDLKVMNRLVAAQARLAERIAAA; via the coding sequence ATGGACAGCAGTGCCACAAGCGCAGTGCCCTTGTCGGGCGAGAGGGAAGAGCTTCTCGCCGAGAGCGCGCTCCATGCGGCGATCCCGGAAGGGCTTTTCGCACTGGGCGAACTCGATGTGCTTTACGATGACCGCGCAGCGGCGCTGTGGACCTTCATGAATCCGGACGGCCGGCCCAGTTTCACGCCGACGATGCTGCGCGATTTCGAGGCCTGGCAGGACCTGATCGGTCAAGGGTTCGGGCCCGGAAAGGTACCGCTGCGCTACCTCATCCTCGGCAGCCGGGCGCGCGACGTGTTCTGTTTCGGCGGCGATCTCGAACTGTTTCAGCGCCTGATCCGCGACCGCGACCGCGACGGGCTGGTGCGGTACGGGCACCGCTGCTGCGCCATCCTCGATCGCAATATCAGGACGCTCGACATCCCGATGTTGACCGTGGGACTGGTTCAGGGCGCGGCGCTCGGCGGAGGGTTCGAAGCGCTCCTGTCGTTCGATTACATCATCGCCGAAAGACAGGCGACCTTCGGCCTGCCCGAGATCATGTTCGGCCTCTATCCCGGCATGGGCGCGCATGCCCTGCTGGCGCGCAAGCTGGGGAGCGCGATGGCCGACCGGATCATCGTCTCGAACCAGACCTACACGGCCGAAGAGATGTACGAAATGGGGATCGTCCACGCGCTCGCCGAGCCGGGTGACGGGGTCAACGCGGTTCGCGATTTCCTGAAGAAGTCCGACCGCCGCCATGCCGGGCTGGTCGGCTCGCGCCGCGCGATCAAGGAGGTCTGGAAGCTCGACGTGGCCGAGCTCAACCGCATCACCGAAATGTGGGCCGAAACCGCTCTGGAATTGAGCGAGACCGATCTCAAGGTGATGAACCGCCTCGTCGCGGCACAGGCGCGCCTTGCGGAGCGGATCGCCGCAGCCTAG
- the zapE gene encoding cell division protein ZapE produces the protein MAGLLARYEQLIASGELRADPDQRAAAERLDRLQRDLEAAQPAGGIFGKLFAREPERPEGVYMWGGVGRGKSMLMDLFHATLGIAEKRRAHFHAFMQEVHETMREVRQRREGDPIPRIAERLSDGVRCLAFDEMVVNNSADAMIMSRLFTQLIRERGVVIVTTSNRPPRDLYKDGLNREHFVPFIDLIEAELDVLPLNGPTDYRLDRIGGLATWHTPLGDEATAKVREAFFRLTDFAPEDAEHVPSEELPIGAKRSIHVPKSLKGVGVFSFRRLCGEARGAADYLAIARAFHTVIIVGIPRLGPENRNEAARFITLIDALYENRVKLFATAAAVPEELYPSGDGAFEFERTVSRLNEMQSDDYMALGHGEEG, from the coding sequence ATGGCGGGGCTGCTTGCGCGCTACGAGCAACTGATTGCGAGCGGCGAATTGCGCGCCGATCCCGACCAGCGCGCCGCAGCCGAGCGGCTCGATCGATTGCAGCGCGACCTGGAGGCGGCACAGCCAGCGGGCGGGATTTTCGGCAAGCTTTTCGCAAGGGAGCCGGAGCGTCCCGAGGGCGTCTATATGTGGGGCGGCGTCGGGCGAGGAAAATCCATGCTGATGGACCTGTTCCACGCGACGCTCGGCATCGCCGAAAAGCGCCGGGCCCACTTCCACGCCTTCATGCAGGAAGTCCACGAAACGATGCGCGAGGTCCGCCAACGGCGCGAGGGCGACCCCATCCCGCGCATCGCCGAGCGGCTGTCAGATGGCGTGCGATGCCTCGCCTTCGACGAGATGGTGGTGAACAATTCGGCCGATGCGATGATCATGAGCCGCCTGTTCACCCAGCTCATCCGTGAGCGCGGCGTGGTGATCGTCACCACCTCCAACCGGCCGCCGCGCGATCTCTACAAGGACGGGCTCAACCGCGAGCATTTCGTGCCCTTCATCGACCTTATCGAGGCGGAGCTCGACGTGCTGCCCCTGAACGGACCCACCGATTACCGGCTCGACCGGATCGGCGGGCTTGCGACGTGGCACACGCCGCTTGGTGATGAAGCGACCGCGAAGGTGCGCGAAGCCTTCTTCCGCCTGACCGACTTCGCACCCGAGGATGCCGAGCACGTGCCGAGCGAAGAGCTGCCCATCGGCGCGAAACGTTCGATCCACGTGCCCAAAAGCCTCAAGGGCGTGGGGGTGTTCAGCTTCAGGCGGCTGTGCGGCGAAGCGCGCGGGGCGGCGGATTACCTCGCCATCGCCCGCGCGTTTCATACCGTCATCATCGTCGGGATTCCCCGCCTGGGCCCGGAAAACCGCAACGAAGCGGCGCGCTTCATCACCCTGATCGACGCGCTCTACGAAAACCGGGTCAAGCTCTTCGCCACAGCCGCCGCCGTGCCGGAGGAACTCTATCCTTCGGGCGACGGCGCGTTCGAATTCGAGCGCACCGTCAGCCGCCTCAACGAGATGCAGAGCGACGATTACATGGCGCTCGGCCACGGGGAAGAAGGCTAG
- a CDS encoding PaaI family thioesterase has protein sequence MNDGGPPFDYRELSPEETGGEDGWYSWNLIDRTRYNTAVLGDMHVRREGTRCRLRMFPERKHTNLGDNIHGAVTLGLIDIALFATMHVVGSGNAGPSVTVELSTQFVGAGDPERPLDAVSEIVRETGRMLFLRGQCMQGDDVVASYSGIVRKMKPR, from the coding sequence GTGAACGACGGCGGTCCTCCGTTCGACTATCGTGAGCTTTCGCCCGAGGAAACGGGCGGCGAAGACGGCTGGTACAGCTGGAATCTCATCGATCGCACGCGCTACAACACCGCCGTGCTCGGCGACATGCACGTCCGCCGCGAAGGGACCCGGTGCCGCCTGCGCATGTTTCCTGAACGCAAGCACACCAATCTCGGCGACAATATCCACGGCGCCGTGACGCTCGGCCTGATCGATATTGCCCTGTTCGCAACCATGCATGTGGTCGGCAGCGGCAATGCCGGGCCTTCGGTGACTGTCGAGCTATCCACCCAGTTCGTAGGCGCAGGCGATCCCGAACGACCGCTCGATGCAGTGAGCGAGATCGTGCGCGAGACCGGGCGCATGCTCTTCCTGCGGGGCCAGTGCATGCAGGGTGACGATGTCGTGGCGAGCTATTCTGGCATCGTGCGAAAGATGAAACCGCGCTGA
- a CDS encoding succinate dehydrogenase iron-sulfur subunit, which yields MATFTLPKNSKIRKDGKKHKADGANRVKSFKVYRYDPDSGQNPRYDTFEIDLDQCGPMVLDALFKIKNEIDPTLTFRRSCREGICGSCSMNMNGKNGLACTTAIEELKGEIRITPLPHMDVIKDLVPDFTHFYAQYASIKPWLQTVSPTPSGKERLQLPEQREQLDGLYECILCACCSTACPSYWWNSDKFLGPAILLQAYRWLADSRDEMTGERLDALEDPFRLYRCHTIMNCANVCPKGLSPAKAIAETKKMMAEREL from the coding sequence ATGGCGACATTCACCCTTCCGAAGAATTCCAAGATCCGCAAGGACGGCAAGAAGCACAAGGCCGACGGCGCGAATCGGGTGAAATCGTTCAAGGTCTATCGCTACGATCCCGACAGCGGCCAGAACCCGCGTTACGACACCTTCGAGATCGACCTCGACCAGTGCGGCCCGATGGTTCTCGACGCCCTGTTCAAGATCAAGAACGAGATCGACCCGACGCTGACCTTCCGCCGCTCCTGCCGCGAGGGGATCTGCGGGTCGTGCTCGATGAACATGAACGGCAAGAACGGCCTCGCCTGCACTACCGCGATCGAGGAGCTGAAGGGCGAGATCCGCATTACGCCGCTGCCGCACATGGACGTGATCAAGGACCTCGTCCCTGATTTCACGCACTTCTATGCGCAATACGCCTCTATCAAGCCTTGGCTGCAGACCGTCAGCCCGACGCCTTCGGGCAAGGAGCGGCTGCAATTGCCCGAACAGCGCGAACAGCTCGACGGGCTTTACGAATGCATTCTGTGCGCGTGCTGCTCCACCGCTTGCCCGTCCTATTGGTGGAATTCCGACAAGTTCCTCGGTCCCGCGATCCTGCTGCAGGCCTATCGCTGGCTCGCCGACAGCCGCGACGAGATGACCGGCGAACGGCTCGATGCGCTGGAGGACCCGTTCCGGCTCTATCGCTGCCACACGATCATGAACTGCGCGAATGTCTGCCCCAAGGGTTTAAGCCCAGCCAAGGCGATCGCCGAAACCAAGAAGATGATGGCCGAGCGCGAGCTCTGA
- a CDS encoding SDR family NAD(P)-dependent oxidoreductase, protein MDQERDERAAAPGFPRRAAVFGASGGIGKALCEGLAQGGCEIVYAGSRVGEAPSGGPYRPFAFDLTREDTIKDAADAMKDEPPEWVIVASGVLTLSDGTGPERSYRHVEAASMAEVFALNTIGPALVAKHCLRLMPRKERFVFAALSARVGSISDNGIGGWHAYRASKAALNMLLKNYAIEMGRTHESGVVVGLHPGTVDTSLSQPFQKNLPEGQLTAPGDAAGKLLRVLAGLGPEDSGKVFDYAGKAVPA, encoded by the coding sequence ATGGATCAGGAACGAGACGAGCGGGCCGCCGCACCCGGTTTTCCCCGCAGAGCCGCAGTGTTCGGAGCCTCCGGTGGGATCGGTAAAGCCCTGTGCGAGGGCCTCGCCCAGGGCGGATGCGAGATCGTGTATGCTGGCTCGCGCGTTGGCGAGGCGCCTTCGGGCGGGCCATATCGGCCTTTCGCCTTCGACCTCACGCGGGAAGACACGATCAAGGACGCTGCCGACGCGATGAAGGATGAGCCACCTGAATGGGTGATCGTCGCGAGCGGGGTATTGACGCTCTCCGACGGGACAGGGCCGGAACGCAGCTATCGCCATGTCGAAGCCGCGAGCATGGCCGAGGTCTTCGCCCTGAACACGATCGGCCCCGCGCTGGTCGCAAAGCATTGCCTGCGCCTCATGCCGCGCAAGGAGCGCTTCGTCTTCGCGGCGCTGAGCGCGCGGGTCGGTTCGATCAGCGATAACGGGATCGGCGGGTGGCATGCCTATCGCGCGTCGAAAGCGGCGCTCAACATGCTGCTCAAGAACTACGCGATCGAAATGGGCCGGACGCATGAGTCTGGCGTGGTGGTCGGGCTGCATCCGGGTACGGTGGATACGAGCCTTTCGCAGCCCTTCCAGAAGAACCTGCCCGAGGGCCAGCTCACTGCGCCAGGCGATGCGGCGGGTAAGCTGCTGCGCGTACTGGCGGGTCTCGGGCCGGAGGACAGCGGCAAGGTGTTCGATTATGCGGGGAAGGCGGTGCCCGCCTGA
- a CDS encoding D-alanine--D-alanine ligase family protein, producing the protein MPKLSPLAIPSEAKDRLTVLFVAKNALWEGDIHPEDGNHAVYHRQMREVLQSLGLKLEIAQTHEVLFDPPKGVDFVFPLLNRAGFFNSEMLLPLLCERAALPYLGANPILRGTSDDKHFAKRAAEVAGVPTAPWAVYRKGAPVTRDKCPQAVRYVIKPNNSSASWGVADAHDWPGVEEAVHRIHSDPANGGQDAIVEPFLEGSDVEVPVVTVRGEPQILPMLIFRQADPSHLRTYYEKRDLVDRSQKYSLDPFEDETLTARIAEMTRKVWEEYRPFDYGRFEFRVNEATGEVNFLELNLNCNLWSQKVFGRAAQMAGWSQKELIETILAEALARHGLIKLD; encoded by the coding sequence TTGCCCAAACTCTCCCCGCTCGCGATTCCGTCCGAAGCGAAGGACAGGCTGACTGTCCTGTTCGTTGCCAAGAACGCGCTGTGGGAGGGCGACATCCATCCCGAGGACGGCAATCACGCGGTCTATCATCGCCAAATGCGCGAGGTGCTGCAATCGCTCGGCCTCAAGCTCGAAATCGCTCAGACCCACGAAGTCCTGTTCGATCCGCCCAAGGGTGTCGATTTCGTCTTTCCGCTGCTCAACCGTGCGGGCTTCTTCAATTCGGAAATGCTGCTGCCGCTGCTGTGCGAGCGTGCGGCCCTTCCCTATCTCGGCGCGAACCCGATCCTGCGCGGCACATCGGATGACAAGCATTTCGCCAAGCGGGCCGCCGAGGTCGCGGGCGTTCCGACAGCGCCATGGGCTGTCTATCGCAAGGGCGCCCCGGTGACGCGCGACAAGTGTCCGCAGGCCGTGCGTTACGTGATCAAGCCGAACAATTCCTCGGCTAGCTGGGGCGTCGCCGATGCGCATGACTGGCCCGGCGTCGAAGAGGCCGTGCACCGCATCCACTCCGATCCCGCGAATGGCGGACAGGACGCGATCGTCGAGCCGTTTCTCGAAGGCTCCGATGTCGAGGTGCCGGTCGTCACGGTTCGCGGCGAGCCGCAGATCCTTCCGATGCTGATCTTCCGCCAGGCCGATCCCTCCCATCTGCGGACCTATTACGAGAAGCGCGACCTCGTTGATCGCAGTCAGAAATATTCGCTCGATCCGTTCGAGGACGAGACGCTGACCGCTCGTATCGCCGAGATGACGCGGAAGGTCTGGGAGGAATACCGGCCGTTCGACTACGGTCGCTTCGAATTCCGGGTGAACGAGGCGACGGGCGAGGTGAATTTCCTCGAACTCAATCTCAACTGCAATCTGTGGTCACAGAAGGTGTTTGGCAGGGCGGCGCAGATGGCGGGCTGGTCGCAGAAAGAGCTGATCGAGACAATCCTCGCCGAGGCGCTGGCGCGGCACGGGCTGATCAAGCTCGATTGA
- a CDS encoding D-alanine--D-alanine ligase family protein, with protein MTDSIEPLRISAQDKERVRLLYMAKHAKWGGGMHPEDGNHAIYHHEVRQTLEGLGLNLQLGASYDILFTRPPADFVFPLLNRGGFVNSEMMVPLLCNMQRIPYLGAMPFLRGLGDDKSVSKLVARHAGVPTADWFCYRRGAPVGEADLPASPKGRWVIKPNASSASWGISDAFDFAGVANAVADIHGQGHDAIVEPYLDGYDIQCAFITLHDTPTALPMLWYEREDTQRLWTYYEKRDLVQNTEKAALKTFEHPDFAERIGDMAKAVAREFVPFDYGRIEFRLDLQTGDINFIEINLNCNLWSEKVMAKAAARAGFSHADLLETLLAESWRRNGLIAG; from the coding sequence ATGACCGACTCAATCGAACCGCTGCGCATCTCTGCACAAGACAAGGAGCGCGTGCGCCTTCTATACATGGCAAAGCACGCCAAGTGGGGCGGCGGGATGCATCCCGAAGACGGCAACCACGCGATCTATCACCACGAGGTGCGCCAGACGCTCGAGGGGCTTGGGCTCAACCTGCAGCTGGGCGCCAGCTACGACATCCTCTTCACGCGCCCGCCTGCCGATTTCGTGTTCCCGCTGCTCAATCGCGGCGGCTTCGTGAATTCGGAGATGATGGTGCCGCTGCTGTGCAACATGCAGCGCATCCCCTATCTCGGCGCGATGCCCTTCCTGCGCGGGCTGGGCGATGACAAGTCGGTCTCCAAGCTCGTCGCGCGCCATGCGGGCGTGCCGACCGCCGACTGGTTCTGCTACCGCCGCGGCGCCCCCGTGGGCGAGGCCGACCTTCCCGCCAGCCCCAAGGGCCGTTGGGTGATCAAGCCCAACGCCTCATCGGCGAGCTGGGGCATTTCCGATGCGTTCGACTTCGCCGGTGTCGCCAACGCCGTCGCCGACATTCACGGCCAGGGACACGACGCGATCGTCGAGCCCTATCTCGACGGCTACGACATCCAGTGCGCCTTCATCACGCTGCATGATACGCCCACCGCGCTTCCCATGCTGTGGTACGAGCGAGAGGACACGCAGCGGCTGTGGACCTATTACGAAAAGCGCGATCTCGTCCAGAACACCGAGAAGGCCGCGCTCAAGACCTTCGAACATCCCGATTTCGCCGAGCGCATCGGCGACATGGCAAAGGCCGTTGCGCGCGAATTCGTGCCGTTCGACTATGGCCGGATCGAATTCCGGCTCGACCTTCAGACCGGCGACATCAATTTCATCGAAATCAACCTGAACTGCAATCTGTGGTCGGAAAAGGTCATGGCCAAGGCCGCTGCGCGCGCCGGTTTCAGCCATGCGGACCTGCTTGAAACCCTGCTCGCCGAAAGCTGGCGCAGGAACGGGCTGATCGCGGGCTAG
- a CDS encoding class I SAM-dependent methyltransferase produces the protein MGLGRWYDRHVMPRLITCACSQGQVMKRRSAVVPLARGAVFELGCGGGINHEFYDASAITSYAGIDPHEKLLEDARNAAREKGWSADIRQGRGEEIPFPDTSFDTVVCTFTLCSVDDPAQVLSEFARILKPGGQALFLEHGRAPDAAIARWQDRIEPVWKRLAGGCHLTRPIGSAFRGAGFHVAPIGQGYTPQAPKFAGWMEWGAAIKPGV, from the coding sequence ATGGGCCTCGGCCGATGGTACGATCGCCACGTAATGCCGCGGCTGATCACCTGCGCCTGTTCGCAGGGGCAAGTGATGAAGCGACGCTCGGCGGTCGTGCCGCTCGCGAGGGGCGCGGTGTTCGAACTGGGCTGTGGCGGCGGGATCAATCACGAATTCTACGACGCGTCCGCGATCACCTCCTATGCCGGGATCGACCCGCACGAAAAGCTGCTCGAGGACGCGCGCAATGCGGCGCGAGAAAAGGGCTGGTCCGCCGATATCAGGCAGGGACGGGGGGAGGAGATTCCCTTTCCCGACACATCTTTCGACACGGTCGTGTGCACTTTCACATTGTGTTCGGTCGATGACCCGGCGCAGGTCCTGTCGGAGTTTGCGCGCATTCTGAAGCCCGGCGGGCAGGCGCTGTTTCTGGAGCATGGCCGCGCGCCCGATGCCGCGATTGCCAGATGGCAGGACCGGATCGAGCCAGTGTGGAAGCGCCTGGCCGGCGGCTGCCACCTCACGCGCCCGATCGGCAGCGCGTTTCGCGGTGCGGGCTTTCATGTCGCACCAATCGGGCAGGGCTACACCCCGCAGGCCCCGAAATTCGCCGGTTGGATGGAATGGGGCGCGGCGATCAAGCCGGGAGTATAG